In Castanea sativa cultivar Marrone di Chiusa Pesio chromosome 6, ASM4071231v1, a single window of DNA contains:
- the LOC142640909 gene encoding photosystem II repair protein PSB27-H1, chloroplastic: protein MASPTLLTPTSKPTPLSPLKPKFTTTITSSSSTSTTTTTTSAAAFQPRRREFLSLATSILSPAWLFPFTPAALAASDEEYVKESEEVINRVRNTINMDKTDPNVASAVAELRETSNYWVAKYRREKSLLGRASFRDIYSALNAVSGHYISFGPTAPIPAKRKARILEEVDTAEKALLRGR, encoded by the coding sequence ATGGCATCACCAACCCTATTAACTCCAACCTCCAAACCAACACCACTCTCTCCCCTCAAACCCAAattcaccaccaccatcaccagcAGCTcttccacctccaccaccaccaccaccacttccGCCGCCGCCTTTCAACCTCGCCGCCGTGAATTCTTGTCACTAGCCACCTCCATCCTCTCTCCTGCATGGCTCTTTCCATTTACTCCAGCAGCACTAGCTGCTTCAGACGAAGAGTACGTAAAAGAGTCAGAAGAAGTAATCAACAGGGTCAGAAACACCATTAACATGGACAAGACTGACCCTAATGTGGCTTCTGCAGTGGCTGAGCTAAGAGAGACTTCAAATTATTGGGTGGCTAAGTATAGGAGGGAGAAATCTTTGCTTGGCAGGGCTTCATTCCGGGACATATATTCAGCTCTCAATGCTGTTTCGGGGCATTATATTAGTTTTGGCCCAACAGCACCTATTCCGGCAAAGCGGAAGGCAAGGATTTTGGAAGAGGTGGACACTGCCGAGAAGGCCTTGTTGagaggaagataa